The Chloroflexota bacterium sequence ACTGCCCACTATCAAACTGTTCGAGATCCAGTCTCTGACACTCCGGACATCGCCGGTCACCCAGCAGCAACGCACTCCGCACGATGTACGTGCCGATGGGCCATGCGGGACAGTCAGCCCGCCAGTGGGCCAGCCCGCCGCGAGACTTCCGCAGGCGATAGCGACGGCCCCTCATGCCGTCGCGCAGGCGCTCAGTATCGGTGAGAGCGTTACGTCCCCCACTAACCCGAGGGCAAAGACGATCGGCAGCGCCACAGCATCATGTTGTTTCCCCGAGTGCTAGCGACGCCCTTTGCCCAGCAACTCGTCTATAGCGTCCGGGCTATTCCATTCGGCGACCACAGCAAAGATGATGATGATCAGACAGCAAGCCGTGAGAGCCACGAGGACGACTCCGAGGTCGGTGATGCTCTCGATCCCGGAGCCTCCATGAATGGCCGCGTCCGGGCATTCATCGTACCGCGTATCTCATGGGGCGCTCCACCCCGATCAGAAACTCACCCACAGGCGAGCGGGCTTTGGCCTAACTCGAAGTCGACGTACTGGCCCTGCACCCAACCGCCGCCCCGAAGCTCCCACCAAGTCTCACCGCCGACAATCCTCTCTTCGCCGGTCATTCGTAGGCGCGATCCGGATGGCGCGACGAAAGCCACCTCACCTTCACCCCCCGGTTCCGTGCGCACGTTCAGGCCGCCCCCTGGCACCACAACGGCAG is a genomic window containing:
- a CDS encoding SH3 domain-containing protein → MSTEIERRAWLGMGLVATGAFVWLTVSAALLMRQVSESLPGSKLANSVLSFESPTTLMTAVVVPGGGLNVRTEPGGEGEVAFVAPSGSRLRMTGEERIVGGETWWELRGGGWVQGQYVDFELGQSPLACG